One window of Vicia villosa cultivar HV-30 ecotype Madison, WI unplaced genomic scaffold, Vvil1.0 ctg.001130F_1_1, whole genome shotgun sequence genomic DNA carries:
- the LOC131633499 gene encoding uncharacterized protein LOC131633499 — translation MTGHFMKDCAAPDVPEKTKGRVYTLDARKAQGNTNLVAGTCYVNNQPLFVLVDCGATHSFISYHCVQRLGFETSCLANPMVISSATDDVVEAREICKECSITFNGRRFLIDLIFLPLKKIDVVLGMDWLSANSVYIDCKEKAIFIPAEETTPTDAIKHLLEGTVNMINYLFVQEKSFLLVLTSDSKDKKNVLEIPVVCEFSHVFPEDVTSLPPEREVEFSIDLAPGTAPVSIAPYRMSHTELRELKNQLEELLAKHFIRPSIDLRSGYHQIRVKSSDVSKTAFRTRYGHYEFLVMPFGVTNAPAVFMDYMNRVFQPYLDQFVVIYIDDILIYSRTIEEHMEHLRIVLSVLREKQLFAKFSKCEFWMSEVKFLGHVICGGGVAVDPSKVEAVINWERPKNATEVRSFLGLAGNYRRFIMGFSKLALSLTKLTRKEVSFEWNFECEKSFQKLKEKLTTAPVLVIPDPNRSYEVFCDASKKGLGGVLMQDGQVVAYASRQLRSHEENYPTHDLELAAIVFALKKEINMRQRRWMEYLKDFDFDLKYHPGKANKIADALSRKELKVAELMILEFGLMEKFRNLDLQFEWAPTGVLISNLCIENELRERILQAQCNDVELQAKSNLPDFIRTSDGLILFG, via the exons ATGACGGGTCACTTTATGAAAGATTGTGCAGCCCCGGATGTTCCAGAAAAGACTAAAGGTCGTGTTTACACCTTGGATGCTAGGAAGGCTCAAGGAAACACCAATCTTGTTGCTGGTACGTGTTATGTCAATAATCAACCTTTGTTTGTATTAGTAGATTGTGGAGCGACACATTCTTTTATCTCTTATCATTGTGTGCAGAGGCTTGGCTTTGAGACAAGTTGCCTTGCAAATCCTATGGTTATTTCTTCGGCTACTGATGATGTAGTAGAAGCTCGAGAAATTTGCAAGGAGTGTTCTATTACCTTCAATGGTCGTAGATTCTTGATTGACCTCATTTTTCTACCGCTTAAGAAGATCGATGTAGTACTGGGTATGGACTGGTTGTCGGCTAACTCGGTGTACATCGATTGTAAAGAGAAGGCTATCTTCATTCCTGCTGAGGAGACTACACCAACCGATGCCATTAAACATCTTCTAGAAGGTACGGTTAACATGATCAATTACCTTTTTGTTCAAGAGAAGTCTTTCCTCTTGGTTCTTACGTCGGACTCTAAAGACAAGAAGAATGTATTGGAGATTCCGGTTGTGTGTGAATTTTCCCAtgtatttcctgaggatgttaccTCTCTTCCACCGGAAAGGGAAGTtgaattctctattgatcttgcTCCGGGTACCGCTCCAGTTTCGATTGCCCCTTATCGAATGTCTCATACAGAGCTAAGAGAGTTGAAGAATCAGCTAGAAGAGTTGTTGGCGAAAcacttcattcgtcctagt ATTGACctcaggtcgggatatcatcagattcgggttaaGAGTTCGGACGTAtcgaagactgcttttaggacgagaTACGGTCATTACGAGTTTTTGGTTATGCCGTTCGGGGTGACCAATGCTCCTGCTGTCTTTATGGATTACATGAACCGGGTGTTTCAACCATATTTGGATCAGTTCGTGGTAATctacatagatgacatcttgatctaCTCTCGGACTATTGAAGAGCACATggagcatttgaggattgtgttgtCGGTTCTTAGAGAAAAGCAGTTGTTTGCGAAGTTTAGCAAATGTGAGTTCTGGATGTCCGAAGTCAAGTTTCTTGGACATGTCATATGTGGCGGCGGCGTAGCTGTAGACCCTTCAAAGGTAGAAGCAGTGATAAATTGGGAACGACCCAAGAATGCAACTGAAGTCCGTAGTTTCCTAGGCTTGGCAGGTAACTATCGGAGGTTCATTATGGGCTTTTCCAAGTTGGCATTATCTTTGACCAAACTTACAAGGAAGGAAGTTTCATTCGAATGgaattttgaatgtgagaagagttttcagaaactcaagGAGAAACTGACTACTGCCCCAGTGTTGGTGATCCCAGATCCAAACCGATCTTATGAAGTGTTTTgcgatgcttctaagaaaggtttaggtGGAGTGTTGATGCAAGATGGACAGGTTGTAGCTTATGCATCTAGACAGTTGAggtctcatgaagagaattatcctactcatgaccTTGAACTCGCTGCAATAGTGTTTgcactcaag aaggaaaTTAACATGCGTcagaggagatggatggagtacttGAAGGACTTTGACTTTGATTTGAAGTACCATCCCGGTAAAGCTAATAAGATAGCGGATGCCTTGAGTAGAAAGGAGTTAAAAGTTGCAGAACTGATGATATTGGAGTTTGGCCTTATGGAGAAGTTCAGAAATTTGGATTTACAATTTGAGTGGGCACCAACGGGTGTGTTGATTAGTAACTTGTGTATTGAGAATGAGTTGCGGGAAaggatccttcaagcacagtgtAATGATGTAGAACTGCAGGCTAAATCAAACCTCCCAGATTTCATTCGTACATCCGATGGACTCAttctttttggatga
- the LOC131633498 gene encoding uncharacterized protein LOC131633498, protein MGSGWKIDVKCGVHNHGLPDRLEGHSFVCRLTTDEKHHVANLTKRHVPPRHVLISLQEGDPKNVTRITQIYKHRSVIEVEIRGPRNEIQHFLKLIEGANYVYWSRKRDDSKVVRDIFWAHPDSIKLLNLFPSVLIMDATYKTNKYRQPLFEIVGMTSTELTFAVAFAYMECEQTKSYCLVLDKLKQLFVKKDVGPQVILTDRDLALMKSVEVVFPTMHNLLCRFHINQNVGMKCKEYVMKDMVESAHWKLKQMIGNNLGDMRYALRRIADELLRLDYVLNSREKYGCNMRTSYGLPCACEMGKLIVVGIPLPIENVVGNRALKSRVCEIAYPTTTSLCSPPEKIKTKGGVKRKGKKPVWYDVYRDPSGFEYADQASQSSQIQSQASQTSRKQSQSKKHSQPKNQDFTLQFPCHIRPYITEIVNIESDGNCGIRAIASFHGYSEDGWSMVRRDLDMEIREKKDLYERLFGSRLSEVRNGLMIDNVGFQPPEKWLSLPDMGYLIANL, encoded by the exons ATGGGGTCTGGATGGAAGATTGATGTAAAGtgtggagttcataatcatggTTTACCAGATAGATTGGAAGGTCATTCTTTTGTTTGTAGGTTGACAACAGATGAGAAGCATCATGTTGCTAATTTGACAAAGAGACACGTTCCTCCTAGACACGTATTGATTTCCTTGCAAGAGGGAGATCCTAAAAATGTCACTCGGATCACCCAAATATACAAGCATAGGAGTGTGATAGAAGTAGAGATAAGAGGTCCAAGAAATGAGATACAACATTTTCTTAAGCTTATAGAGGGGGCGAACTATGTTTATTGGAGTAGGAAAAGGGATGATTCGAaagttgtgagagatattttttgggcTCATCCAGATTCAATAAAGTTGCTGAATCTTTTTCCAAGTGTCTTGATTATGGACGCCACATATAAGACCAACAAATATAGACAACCTCTTTTTGAAATAGTTGGAATGACATCGACCGAGTTGACATTTGCAGTTGCATTTGCTTATATGGAGTGTGAGCAGACAAAGAGTTATTGTTTGGTCTTGGATAAGCTGAAGcaattgtttgtgaagaaagatgTGGGTCCACAAGTGATTTTGACGGATAGAGATCTTGCTTTGATGAAATCAGTTGAAGTTGTGTTTCCTACGATGCATAACTTGCTATGTCGTTTTCACATTAACCAAAATGTTGGGATGAAATGCAAGGAATATGTGATGAAAGACAT ggTTGAGTCTGCACATTGGAAGCTAAAGCAGATGATAGGGAACAATCTTGGTGACATG AGATACGCTTTGAGACGCATTGCTGATGAGTTATTGAGACTTGATTATGTGTTAAATAGTAGGGAAAAATATGGTTGTAATATGAGAACAAGTTATGGGTTACCTTGTGCTTGTGAGATGGGAAAATTGATTGTTGTTGGAATCCCATTACCAATAGAAA ATGTTGTTGGAAATAGAGCATTAAAAAGTAGGGTTTGTGAAATTGCATATCCCACAACAACTTCATTGTGTTCACCACCtgagaaaataaaaactaaaggaGGAGTGAAGAGGAAAGGGAAGAAACCAGTTTGGTATGATGTTTATAGGGATCCTTCAGGTTTTGAGTATGCTGACCAGGCGTCTCAATCTTCACAAATACAATCACAAGCATCACAAACTTCCAGGAAGCAATCACAGTCAAAGAAGCACTCACAACCAAAGAACCAGGATTTCACTCTTCAATTTCCTTGTCATATTAGGCCATATATTACCGAGATTGTTAATATTGAATCAGATGGTAATTGTGGAATTAGAGCCATTGCATCGTTTCATGGGTATAGCGAGGATGGTTGGTCAATGGTTCGTCGTGACTTGGAcatggaaataagagaaaagaaGGACTTATATGAGAGATTGTTCGGCTCAAGATTATCCGAAGTGAGAAACGGATTGATGATAGATAATGTTGGTTTTCAACCACCAGAGAAATGGTTGTCACTACCAGACATGGGTTATTTGATAGCgaatctgtaa